From the genome of Lutzomyia longipalpis isolate SR_M1_2022 chromosome 2, ASM2433408v1, one region includes:
- the LOC129788820 gene encoding oxygen-dependent coproporphyrinogen-III oxidase, protein MFRTIRASFRAFSTIGVVQSRKRNAWRYPAGFFLLGTGAAVWWTSKSVHADRRKQKINPSHFMALPITNVDKLENNPDDMRTRMELMIMRVQADFCRALEAEEFAGKRFTVDRWERNEGGGGITCVLQDGEVFEKAGVNISVVSGNLPPGAVQQMRSRGKKLSDGPLPFFAAGVSAVIHPRNPLVPTIHFNYRYFEVEDSTGEKQWWFGGGTDLTPYYLNEEDSVHFHKTLKGACDEHDATYYPRFKKWCDEYFHIPHRKECRGIGGIFFDDLDEPSQDDAFAFVSSCANSVIPSYLPLVRKHKNDAYGDPQRTWQLLRRGRYVEFNLIYDRGTKFGLHTPGARFESILMSLPLTARWEYMHEPKANSREGQLMEVLKNPRDWLKLEQKP, encoded by the exons ATGTTCAGGACAATTCGTGCAAGTTTCCGGGCATTTAGCACAATAGGAGTCGTGCAGAGTCGAAAAAGGAACGCATGGAG ATACCCCGCGGGTTTTTTCCTCTTGGGCACCGGTGCCGCAGTCTGGTGGACATCAAAGAGTGTTCATGCAGATCGGCGAAAGCAGAAAATTAATCCCAGTCACTTTATGGCCTTGCCAATTACGAATGTAGATAAATTGGAGAATAATCCGGATGATATGAGAACCCGGATGGAATTGATGATTATGCGGGTACAGGCTGACTTCTGTCGTGCCCTGGAGGCAGAAGAGTTTGCCGGGAAGCGCTTTACGGTGGATAGATGGGAGAGGAATGAAGGTGGTGGGGGGATAACGTGTGTCCTGCAGGATGGAGAAGTTTTCGAGAAGGCAGGAGTTAATATTTCCGTTGTGTCGGGAAATCTTCCTCCAGGAGCTGTCCAGCAGATGCGTTCTCGAGGGAAGAAACTATCCGACGGGCCATTGCCCTTCTTTGCTGCCGGAGTGAGTGCTGTCATTCATCCGAGGAATCCTCTTGTGCCCACAATTCACTTCAACTATCGCTACTTTGAAGTTGAGGACTCTACGGGGGAGAAACAGTGGTGGTTCGGTGGTGGGACTGACTTAACGCCCTACTACCTCAATGAGGAGGATTCTGTGCACTTCCACAAGACCCTCAAGGGAGCCTGTGATGAGCACGACGCCACGTACTATCCACGCTTCAAGAAGTGGTGCGATGAGTACTTTCACATTCCCCACCGGAAGGAATGTCGCGGAATTGGagggattttctttgatgATCTCGATGAACCTTCCCAGGATGATGCCTTTGCCTTTGTTTCCTCATGCGCCAACTCCGTTATTCCCAGCTACCTGCCATTGGTGAGGAAGCACAAGAATGACGCCTACGGTGATCCCCAGCGCACCTGGCAACTCCTCCGACGCGGAAGGTACGTCGAATTTAACCTCATCTACGATCGTGGCACAAAGTTCGGTCTCCACACGCCTGGAGCACGTTTCGAGAGCATCCTCATGTCCCTACCACTCACAGCACGGTGGGAGTACATGCACGAACCGAAAGCCAATTCGCGCGAAGGGCAACTCATGGAAGTGCTGAAGAATCCACGAGACTGGTTGAAGCTGGAGCAGAAACCCTGA
- the LOC129788816 gene encoding probable ATP-dependent RNA helicase DDX10 produces the protein MVKNIKYDKKKRLKGEKKVPGKGGSKETLTQREDSEIEKLKSQYEAFNPHEVTTFREMPLSGKTQNGLKSCGYKVPTEIQKHSIAHALLGKDVLGAAITGSGKTLAFLVPILEILYVRKWTRLDGVGAVVITPTRELAYQIFETLKKIGGSHDFSAGLIIGGKNLKFERMRMDQCNIIICTPGRLLQHMDETPLFNCDSMQILILDEADRCLDMGFEVTMNAIIENFPKERQTLLFSATQTRSVKDLARLSLVDPIYVAPHEQQATIKTTPDTLTHSYVVCELKDKITMLWSFIKHHKKSKIIVFLATCKQVKYVFEIFSKLRPGISLLALYGTLSQDRRVAVYNDFMQKNTVILFATDIASRGLDFPSVNWVVQLDCPEDAVAYIHRAGRTARFNASGENLLVVTPSEEEGILEELKTRNISVERISIDDKFMFSPHAKIDIFLTKHQDLKESAQRAFLAYIKNIVLMKNKSIFKVDSLDIDGFARSLGLITTPRVRFLDRYRKRMGLPKPAASSSKELDFGLNVSDDEEFAVTAKPVELPDEAVPVEPLPKPKPKIISKASAAKMALKGKVAVNTKIKFVENDEDSAGAADDFEYDPVKARERMREEDKYDAERYREIIKTKKKTRKEKLKKRQKAEEEQEEQDDFGTSDEEPDLSWLPDPGQVYGGEESHEENSESEPEEPVRKKQKKSKKSVEEVSLTEAESMALQLIGD, from the exons ACGAGAGGACAGTGAGATTgagaagttgaaaagtcaataCGAAGCATTTAATCCACATGAAGTCACGACGTTCCGGGAAATGCCACTTTCGGGGAAAACGCAAAATGGGCTCAAATCTTGTGGGTACAAAGTTCCCACGGAGATCCAGAAGCACTCAATAGCTCATGCATTACTGGGAAAGGATGTCCTGGGGGCAGCTATTACGGGAAGTGGGAAAACTCTGGCATTTCTCGTGCCAATCTTGGAGATTTTGTACGTGCGGAAGTGGACACGATTGGACGGCGTGGGGGCTGTTGTAATCACCCCAACGCGAGAGCTTGCCTATCAGATCTTTGAGACACTGAAGAAGATCGGGGGGAGTCATGATTTCTCCGCGGGGCTCATTATTGGTGGGAAGAATCTGAAGTTTGAGCGAATGAGGATGGATCAGTGCAACATCATCATCTGCACTCCGGGACGACTGCTGCAGCACATGGATGAGACGCCCCTCTTCAATTGCGACTCAATGCAGATTCTCATTCTGGACGAAGCGGATCGTTGCCTGGATATGGGATTTGAGGTCACAATGAATGCCATCATtgagaatttcccaaaagagAGGCAAACTCTGCTCTTTTCGGCCACACAGACGCGCTCTGTGAAGGATCTGGCAAGGCTGAGTCTTGTTGATCCCATCTACGTTGCACCGCATGAGCAACAGGCTACAATTAAGACAACTCCGGATACATTGACGCATAGCTATGTTGTGTGTGAGCTAAAGGACAAAATAACAATGCTCTGGTCATTTATAAAGCACCACAAAAAGAGCAAGATTATCGTCTTCCTGGCCACATGCAAACAG GTAAAGTACGTCTTTGAGATCTTCTCAAAACTTCGTCCGGGAATCAGTCTTCTCGCCCTCTATGGGACATTGAGTCAGGATCGGAGGGTAGCAGTGTACAATGACTTCATGCAGAAGAACACAGTGATCCTCTTTGCCACGGATATTGCTTCCAGGGGCTTGGATTTCCCCTCGGTGAATTGGGTCGTGCAGCTGGACTGTCCGGAAGATGCTGTGGCGTACATTCATCGTGCCGGGAGAACGGCAAGATTCAATGCTAGTGGAGAGAATCTTCTGGTTGTGACACCCAGCGAGGAAGAGGGGATTCTCGAAGAGCTAAAAACACGAAATATTTCCGTTGAACGCATCTCAATTGATGACAAATTCATGTTCTCCCCTCATGCGAAGATTGACATCTTCCTGACGAAGCATCAGGATTTGAAGGAATCCGCCCAGAGGGCATTCCTGGCGTACATCAAGAATATCGTGCTGATGAAGAATAAATCAATCTTCAAGGTTGATTCCTTGGATATTGATGGCTTTGCCAGATCTCTGGGGCTCATTACAACGCCCCGTGTTCGCTTCCTGGATCGCTACCGGAAACGCATGGGGCTCCCAAAGCCAGCAGCATCATCCTCCAAGGAATTGGATTTTGGTCTCAATGTTTCCGATGATGAGGAATTCGCCGTGACAGCGAAGCCTGTGGAACTTCCAGATGAAGCTGTTCCTGTGGAACCTCTTCCCAAGCCCAAGCCCAAAATCATTTCCAAGGCTTCAGCTGCAAAGATGGCACTGAAGGGGAAAGTTGCCGTAAATACGAAGATTAAATTTGTCGAGAATGATGAGGATTCAGCGGGTGCTGCGGATGACTTTGAGTATGATCCGGTGAAGGCACGTGAAAGGATGCGAGAGGAAGACAAGTACGATGCAGAACGCTATCGAGAGATCATCAAGACGAAAAAGAAGACACGCAAAGAGAAGCTGAAGAAGCGCCAGAAGGCTGAGGAAGAGCAAGAAGAACAGGATGACTTTGGAACTTCCGATGAGGAACCTGATCTCTCGTGGCTACCCGATCCGGGACAAGTGTACGGTGGGGAGGAATCTCACGAGGAAAATTCAGAAAGTGAACCAGAAGAACCAGTCAGGAAGAAGCAGAAGAAATCCAAGAAGAGTGTGGAGGAGGTATCCCTGACGGAAGCAGAATCAATGGCATTGCAATTGATTGGagattaa